The Deltaproteobacteria bacterium HGW-Deltaproteobacteria-4 genome includes a window with the following:
- a CDS encoding succinate--CoA ligase subunit alpha: MSILLNKDSKVLVQGMTGRSGLFHAQACRDYGTQIVAGVTPGRGGIHVEGIPVFNTVEEAVRYTGATVSMIFVPPPAAADAILEAGAAGLELAVCITEGIPVADMVPVKALLARMKMQLIGPNCPGVITPGQCKVGIMPGYIHQPGTIGVVSRSGTLTYEAVKQLTDAGLGQSTCVGIGGDPIIGLSFIDCLKLFNDDPQTEGVFMIGEIGGGAEEAAASWIKENMKKPVAAFIAGATAPPGKRMGHAGAIITGGKGRAADKIRTLSECGVTVATSPTKMGEAMRTALGKT; this comes from the coding sequence ATGTCGATATTGTTGAATAAAGATTCCAAGGTGCTGGTACAGGGGATGACCGGTCGCAGCGGCCTCTTCCATGCCCAGGCCTGCCGCGATTACGGCACCCAGATCGTCGCCGGAGTGACACCGGGACGGGGCGGCATTCATGTTGAAGGGATTCCGGTCTTCAACACCGTCGAAGAGGCGGTGCGCTACACCGGTGCCACGGTCTCGATGATCTTTGTGCCGCCGCCGGCCGCTGCCGACGCCATCCTCGAAGCCGGCGCCGCCGGACTGGAGCTGGCGGTCTGTATCACCGAAGGGATTCCGGTTGCCGATATGGTGCCGGTCAAGGCCCTTTTGGCGCGGATGAAGATGCAGCTGATCGGCCCCAACTGTCCTGGCGTCATCACTCCCGGGCAATGCAAGGTCGGGATAATGCCCGGCTACATCCATCAACCGGGGACGATCGGCGTCGTTTCGCGCAGCGGCACCCTTACCTACGAAGCGGTCAAGCAGCTCACCGATGCCGGCCTCGGCCAGTCGACCTGCGTCGGCATCGGCGGCGATCCGATCATCGGCCTGAGTTTCATCGATTGTCTCAAGCTCTTCAATGACGATCCGCAAACTGAAGGGGTCTTCATGATCGGCGAGATCGGCGGCGGTGCTGAAGAAGCGGCGGCGAGTTGGATCAAAGAAAACATGAAAAAGCCGGTCGCCGCCTTTATTGCCGGTGCCACTGCGCCGCCAGGGAAGCGCATGGGGCACGCCGGCGCCATCATCACCGGCGGCAAAGGGCGAGCCGCCGACAAAATCCGCACCCTCAGTGAATGCGGAGTGACGGTGGCGACCAGTCCGACCAAGATGGGGGAAGCGATGCGGACGGCGCTGGGCAAGACGTAG
- a CDS encoding endolytic transglycosylase MltG produces the protein MTRRTSIILAFLCLLLPPTFLLGQFWLFTTRPITPPTTLRLSIPPGMSITQTAVLLEKNGIITSANNFRFLTRLKKGEGAIKIGIYDFSKAATPGEILRRLLAGDIVLRRITIPEGFALKEIAARLENLGYGPAHEFLRLSRDSDFLKSLDLPGPSLEGYLFPETYFAAIDAAPRQLLQMMVREFRKRLSEELITAAKEQGLTLPQLVTLASIVQKEARKIEEMPIIASVFHNRLRRRMPLQADPTVTYGINNSNSSISKADLQRRTPYNTYKIEGLPPGPIASPGADALRATAYPAQTNYLYFVARGDGSHVFSADLKSHNDAVRSYRLRQRASAR, from the coding sequence ATGACTCGACGGACCTCTATCATCTTGGCGTTTCTTTGCCTGCTGCTGCCGCCGACCTTTCTGCTTGGACAATTCTGGCTCTTTACCACCCGCCCGATCACCCCGCCAACGACGCTCCGCCTGTCGATTCCCCCCGGCATGTCGATCACCCAGACGGCAGTTCTTCTCGAAAAGAACGGCATCATCACCAGTGCCAACAACTTCCGTTTCCTCACCCGCTTAAAAAAGGGGGAGGGGGCGATCAAGATCGGTATCTACGATTTTTCCAAGGCGGCAACGCCGGGGGAGATCTTGCGCCGTCTTCTCGCCGGCGACATTGTCCTGCGCCGCATCACCATCCCCGAAGGTTTTGCCCTCAAAGAGATTGCCGCCCGCCTGGAGAATCTCGGCTATGGGCCGGCGCATGAATTTCTCCGCCTCAGTCGCGATTCAGATTTCCTCAAGAGTCTCGATCTTCCCGGCCCCTCACTGGAAGGCTACCTCTTTCCCGAGACCTACTTTGCCGCCATCGACGCAGCGCCGCGACAACTGTTGCAGATGATGGTGCGGGAGTTCCGCAAACGGCTGTCAGAAGAGCTGATTACTGCCGCCAAGGAGCAGGGACTGACTCTGCCGCAACTGGTGACCCTCGCCTCGATTGTGCAGAAAGAGGCGAGAAAGATTGAAGAGATGCCGATTATCGCTTCGGTCTTTCATAACCGCCTGCGCCGCCGGATGCCGCTCCAGGCCGATCCGACCGTGACCTACGGCATCAACAATAGCAACAGCAGTATCAGCAAGGCTGACCTGCAACGCCGGACTCCCTACAATACCTATAAAATCGAGGGGCTACCACCGGGCCCGATCGCCTCCCCCGGCGCCGATGCCTTGCGCGCCACCGCCTATCCAGCCCAAACCAATTATCTCTATTTTGTCGCCCGTGGGGACGGCAGCCATGTCTTCTCTGCCGATCTGAAGAGCCATAACGACGCCGTGCGCAGCTACCGGCTGCGCCAGCGCGCGTCCGCCAGGTGA
- a CDS encoding acyl-phosphate glycerol 3-phosphate acyltransferase, with the protein MTLPFLLILILVAYLIGAIPCGVLLTRFFGGGDIRNAGSGNIGATNVYRVAGKKLGILTLLGDLLKGAIPVAFAKFALLLPEWVVAAVAVAAFLGHCYPVYLGFKGGKGVATALGIYLILSPLAVLIAMVLFGGILYKTRYVSLGSIAAATLLPFLVLFINRSHELLAASLLISILVILRHSANIRRLLDGTESRFNA; encoded by the coding sequence ATGACTTTACCCTTTCTCTTGATCCTCATCCTTGTTGCCTATCTGATCGGCGCCATCCCCTGCGGCGTCCTTCTCACCCGCTTCTTCGGCGGAGGTGATATACGCAACGCCGGCAGCGGCAATATCGGTGCGACCAATGTGTACCGCGTCGCCGGAAAAAAACTCGGCATCCTCACCCTTTTGGGCGATCTTCTCAAAGGTGCCATTCCCGTCGCTTTTGCCAAGTTCGCGCTCCTCCTCCCCGAATGGGTCGTCGCCGCCGTGGCTGTGGCCGCGTTTCTCGGTCATTGTTATCCGGTCTATCTCGGTTTCAAAGGAGGGAAAGGGGTGGCAACCGCCCTCGGCATCTACCTGATCCTTTCGCCGCTGGCGGTCCTGATCGCCATGGTTCTTTTCGGCGGCATCCTCTACAAAACTCGCTACGTCTCCCTCGGCTCGATTGCGGCAGCGACACTTCTCCCTTTCCTGGTCCTTTTCATCAATCGCTCCCACGAGCTACTGGCGGCGTCCCTGCTGATCAGCATCCTCGTTATTCTCCGCCACAGTGCCAACATCCGCCGCCTCCTCGACGGCACAGAGAGTCGCTTCAACGCCTGA